The DNA window CCTCGTAGCCGAGCACCGAGCCACGGTTGGCCTGCGCCGTGTAGCCGTCCGGGTCCTTGATGTCGCCGAAGGGGCCGTCCACCGGCCTCAAGCCGTTGGCCCGCGCCGCCACCTCCATGCGCGCCATGGGGTAGTGCCACATGTCGCCCCAATGGACGTCTCGGTTGCCCGTCTCGTCGGGGTCGGTGAGCACGTGGTAGTCGGCGTTGGGTCCGCCCATGGAGGTGGTGCGCGCCTTGGTCGACGCGGCATAATCGGCGACGCCGAAGTGCAGCGACTCGTTGCGCCGGCTGGCCGCCGCGATCTGGTGCACGTTCTGCATGCCGAGCGCCGTCTCGATGATGAGCTCAAAGCCGATGCGCCTGGTGGCCTTGGTGGCCTGCTCGATCTGGGTGACCAGCATGTCGACGGCGTAAACGTCGGCCGCCGTGCCCGCCTTGGGGATCATGAGGAGGTCGAGCTTGTCGGGGGCGCCCTCGAGAACGTCGACCACGTCGCGGTACATGTAGTGGGTATCGAGACCGTTGATACGCACCGACAGCCGGCCCTCGCCCCAGTCGAGATCGTTGATCGCCTGGATCACGTTCTTGCGCGCCTGGGGTTTGTCGTCGGGCGCCACGGCGTCCTCGAGATCGAGGAAGACGATGTCGGCCTCGCCCGCCGCCGCCTTCTCGAAAAAGCGCGGCGAGGAGCCGGGCACCGCCAGTTCCGAACGATTGAGGCGGGGTGTCACTTCCTCGACGATGGTGAAACTCATGCCGGACTCCGGTTGTTTTCAGGCCATGGGGATCGGGGCTCGGCGAGGGCCAAAAGCCGGCCGGGGCCGCGAAGCGGGCACAATGTCAATGGTGGCGAGGCCTGTCAATGATTTGCTCCGTGGTGTCATCTGCCGGCCTTGGTGGCGGACGGTGCGGCCAGAGGATGATGGTTCTCGACCAGGGCCTTGAGGCGTTCCTCCAGCACGTGGGTGTAAATCTGGGTAGTCGAGATGTCGGCGTGACCCAGCATCTGCTGCACCGCCCTGAGATCGGCGCCATGGGCCAAAAGGTGGCTGGCGAAGGCGTGGCGCAGCACGTGCGGCGAGAGGCGTCGGGGATCGAGACCGGCCGCCGGCGCCAGCTCCTTGAGCAACTGCGCCAGGCGGCGGCCGGTGAGGTGCCCGGCCGCGCCGCGCGAAGGAAACAGCCAGGGCGAGGCCCCAGCCCCTGAACCAGCGGAAAATTTGTCGCGCAGCGCCAGGTAGCGCCCGATGGCCTCGCGGGCGGCCTGGCCCAGCGGCACCAGGCGTTCGCGCCCGCCCTTGCCACGCACCAGCAGCAGCCGGTTGTCGGTGGCCGTGGCGGACAGCGGCAGCGCTACCAGTTCGGAAACCCTCAGGCCCGTGGCGTAAAGGATCTCGATGGCGGCCTCGAGCCGGCGGCCGGCCGCCCCGGGGCGCTTCCGGGCCGCTACCAGCAAGCCGTCGACCTCGGCTTGCGAAAGGATCTTGGGCAACGGGCGCGGTGCGCTGGGGCCCTCGATGGCGGTGGTGGGATCGTCGCCGCGCCAGCCCTCGGCATAGAGAAAGCGGAAGAACTGTCGGACCGTCGATAGCCGCCGCCGGACGGTGGCCGGCGCCCTCCCGGCCCGCGCCTCGGCGGCCAGAAAATCCCGCAGCTGAGAAGCCTGGGCGGCCAATGGCGCCAGGCCGCGCCCGGCCAGGAAGGCGCTCAGAGCCAAAAGATCCTGGCGATAGCTCTGCAACGTCGCCTGGGCGGCACCACGCTCGGCCGACATCATCTCGAGAAAGGCCTCGATGTGGCGATCGTCCATGGCGGACTCCGGCCCCGCTCAAAGCCCCCGGGCCAGGGCCGCCTCCAGGGCGATGCGCCGGGCCGCGGCACCCAGCCCGATGCGGCGTAGCGCCCGCATGACGCCATGCAGCGTCACCGGATTGGCACCCGGCGGCCCGACCTCGCCCAGCGCCAGCAACGAGAGCAGCACGGTTTCGCCGATGCGCCCCGCCTCCGCCGCCCGCTGCAGGCCGTGCCACAGCACCGTCGACGGCATATAGGCGCTGACCGTCAGCGGCGCCTCATAGAGCGGCTTCCAGTTGGCGTCGGGCAGGCGGTAACCCAGGGCATCGAAGAGGGTATAGAGCAAGGCCGCATTTTCCTGCGCCTTGTCGCCCTTGAGGCCCTTCTGCCCGTCCCACCAGGGTCCGACGATGGCGGCATTCCAGGGTATGGTTTCCTCGTCGTCGGCGATCTGCACCAGCGGCCAGAGTTCCAGCACCGCCCGGGCGGCATGGGGATTGCTCTCGGAGGCAGCCGCCGTGACGTTGTCCAGCCAGCGCCGGGCGGCAATGACGTCGCCCGCCGCCAGCAGCGCCCGGCCGGCATCGGCCGCCAGCCAGGCCAGCTCCGGCGTCGGCTCGAGCTGGCGCGTGGCCTCGAGGTTGACCCGGGCCGCGGTGCCGAAACGGCCACTGCCGAGGGCTTGCCGCCAGGACTGGGCCAAAGCCCGGGCGCGCACCTCGGGATCGCTTTCGCTGGCCGCCACCTGATAGAGCAGGGCGTTGCTGCGCGGCCCTTCCTGCCGGGCCGTGACGGCCACCCAGTCCTGCCGTTCTTCGGGCCCGAAGTCGACGCTGGCGTAGACCTGAGCCAGGGCCTGGGCCGGCAGGGCGCCGGCCGCCTCGGCCCGCTCGGCAGCCTGCAGGCGGGTCTCGACGGCGGCGTTTGGGGTGGTGGCGATGGCCCGCAGGATGGCCGGGCGGGCGCCCGGCACGGCGTCGCCGGGAACCGCCCGGCGGGCCGCCCGCAGCATGGCGATGTGCAGCGGCGAGGGATCGATCAGGCTGTCGACCACGGCATCGTTGTCACCACCCAGCACGGCCACCAAATTGAAGAAGGCGACATCGCCGGTCTCGCCTTGTTCGCGCAGGATCGAGGCTGCCAGTTGCGCCGCCTCGTGTTCACCGCCCAAGGCCTTGCAAAAGGTCATGGTCTTGAGCCAATAGGGATCCTCGTCCTGGCGTACCAGATGGGGCACGTCGGCGCAGGCTTGGGCGTTGTTGCCGGCCAGCAGGAGACCATCGATCTTGGCCCGGCTGAAGGCCGGATCGTTGAGCCGGGCCGAGACCAGTTCCAAGAGCTCGTTGACCATGGCGGTGTGGCCGCCGGCACTCAGCCGTTCCACCCGAATGCCCAGCAGGCTCGGCGCCGTGGCCTCGCCCTCGGGCACCATGGCCTGGCTGGCCAGCAGGCGCTGGCCCAGCGACTGCATGGCGCGCGACAGCGTCGCCACGGGCAGACGCGGCAGCAGGCGCTCGACCAGCAGGCGATCGGAGCCCAGCCACATGTCGCGGCCAAAGCCGCCGTTCTCGGCATTGAGGATGCCCACCGAACTGGGATCGATCTCGGCCAACTCGCCGAC is part of the Alphaproteobacteria bacterium genome and encodes:
- a CDS encoding CoA ester lyase; the protein is MSFTIVEEVTPRLNRSELAVPGSSPRFFEKAAAGEADIVFLDLEDAVAPDDKPQARKNVIQAINDLDWGEGRLSVRINGLDTHYMYRDVVDVLEGAPDKLDLLMIPKAGTAADVYAVDMLVTQIEQATKATRRIGFELIIETALGMQNVHQIAAASRRNESLHFGVADYAASTKARTTSMGGPNADYHVLTDPDETGNRDVHWGDMWHYPMARMEVAARANGLRPVDGPFGDIKDPDGYTAQANRGSVLGYE
- a CDS encoding site-specific tyrosine recombinase XerD, encoding MDDRHIEAFLEMMSAERGAAQATLQSYRQDLLALSAFLAGRGLAPLAAQASQLRDFLAAEARAGRAPATVRRRLSTVRQFFRFLYAEGWRGDDPTTAIEGPSAPRPLPKILSQAEVDGLLVAARKRPGAAGRRLEAAIEILYATGLRVSELVALPLSATATDNRLLLVRGKGGRERLVPLGQAAREAIGRYLALRDKFSAGSGAGASPWLFPSRGAAGHLTGRRLAQLLKELAPAAGLDPRRLSPHVLRHAFASHLLAHGADLRAVQQMLGHADISTTQIYTHVLEERLKALVENHHPLAAPSATKAGR